The sequence aatgagaatcactcaaaaagatttgaaagttcttgtttcagatgtggtactccaggacattggtcccgtatttgtcgagcccctgagcacctttgtaaactttataaagaatcaataaaggggaaagaaaaggagaccaactttactgaacacagtgaacctttgagtggttcaactcattttgatgctggagattttctgattgatttctcagataatgatcaatttgatggtggaataaatatgtaaaatattttattttttatgtattcgtatgataatgttttatagtgtgttatattgtattgtattttattgtcaataattttatttcattgcatatttttttgaagttcaaatatggaaaatgctacgaaccaagctgaagtttgcatacctgatagtggtacaacgcacactatcctccgagataaaagatatttcttggaactaaaaccaacaaaaacaacggtgaatacaatatcaggtcctgtagacttgattaaaggatgtggtaaagcacaatttttgttacctaatggtacaaaatttttgatcaatgatgctttatattcaccacaatcgaaaagaaatttgttgagttttaatgatatatattcccatgggtatgatactcaaacaatgaatgaagggaatgagaaatatatgtgtcttaccacatataaatcaggaaagaaatatgtgattgaaaaactaccaatgctccctactggattgcattatacacatatacgtcccattgaatcaaacatggtaattgataattcttcaatattaaccaattggcatgatcgattaggacatcctggttcaacaatgatgcgaagaattatagaaaatacacatggtcatccattgaaagaccagaagatctttcagaataataagtttcaatgtaaagcatgttctcttggaaaacttattataagaccatcaccagccaaaatccaaactgaatcaccaatgtttcttgaacgtattcagggtgatatttgtggaccaatccatccaccatgtggaccattcagatactttatggtattgattgatgcctccagcagatggtcacatgtatgtttattgtcaactcgaaatgttgcatttgcaagattacttgctcaaataataaaattgaggaatcaatttcccgattatacaatcaagaaaattagacttgataatgctggtgaatttacttcccagactttcaatgattattgtatgtctatgggaatcattgttgagcatcctgttgctcatgtacatactcaaaatggattggctgaatcattgattaaacgtctgcaaatgattgctagaccaatgattatgaaaacaaagctccctatttctatatggggacatgcaattttacatgctgcttcattaattcgcatcagaccaagtgcatatcataaatactccccattgcagcttgcatttggtaaagaaccagacatttctcatctgagaatttttggatgtatggtgtatgtgcctattgcaccacctcaacgaaagaaaatgggacctcaaagaaagattggaatttatattggttatgatagtccatcgatcattcgatatcttgaaccacagacaggcgacgtgttcacagcacgttttgctgattgtcattttaatgaggaaatcttcccaatgttagggggagaacagaaacataccgaaaaagaaattacatggtatgtatcatcattgttacatctggatccaagaacaaaacaatgtgaaaaagatgtacagcaaattgtgcacttgcaaagaatagcaaatcaaataccagatgcatttgcagacacaaaaggggtaactaaatcatatatacatgctgcaaatgcccctgctcgaattgaaattccgaagaaacaaattgaagatagtcatgatgtcattaaacgcctgaagcgtggaaggccagttggttccaaggataaaaatcctcgaaaaagaaaattcatagagaaacacaatgatcacaaaatagagaatgatgttcctgaagaaacacataatgatcacaaaatagagaatgatgttcctgaagaaacacatgatgatgaaaatgttttgtcagaaccacaaactgacgagaatcatgaaatctctatcaattatattaatactggaaaaatatggaaccgaaaagatatagaagaaattgatgatatattttcttataatgtggcaatcgacatcataaatgataatgaagatcatgaaccaaaatcttttggtgaatgtaaaaatcggcaggattggataaaatggaaagatgccatccaggttgaattggattcgctaaataaacgtaatgtttttggacctatagtccttacacctgaaggtgtaaaacctgttggatacaaatgggtttttattcgaaagcgaaatgagaaaaatgaaatagtaagatataaagctcgacttgttgcacaaggtttttctcaaaggcctggaattgattatgaagaaacgtattctcctgtgatggatgcaattacgtttcggtatttgattagcttggcagtatctgaaaatttagaaatgcgtcttatggatgttgttacagcctacttatatggatcacttgatagtaatatatatatgaaaatccctgaaggatttaagatgcctgaagcacaaagttcaaaacccagagaatgttattctgtgaaattactaagatcattatatgggttgaagcaatccggcagaatgtggtataataggctaagtgatcacttgatgaaaaagggatatgtaaataattcaatatgcccttgtgttttcattaagaaaacaacatccggatgcgtaattattgctgtatatgttgatgatttaaacatcattggaacaaataaggaaattcaagaagttgtgtcatacttgaaagaagaatttgaaatgaaggatcttggaaaaaccaagtattgtctgggtttacaaattgaacaaaaagaatgtggaatatttgttcaccagacaaattatacagaaaagatccttaaacgttttaatatggacaaatcaaatcctttaagtactccaatggttgttagatcattaaacatagaaaaggatccattccgtccatgtgaagatgatgaagatattcttggtccagaagtaccatatctaagtgctatcggtgcccttatgtatcttacaaattgtacaaggcctgatatatcttttgccgtaaatttattggcaagatttagcacatatccaacaaagagacattggaacggaattaaacatatattccgttatctacgaggaacgacagacttgggacttttgtattcaaaagatgctaatccaagtataattggttatgccgatgctggatacttatctgatccacacaaagcacgttctcaaactggatatgtatttactcgtggaggcactgcaatttcttggcgttcacagaaacaaacacttgtaacaacttcatcaaatcatgccgagattattgcactacatgaagcaagccgtgaatgtgtgtggttaaaatcaatgactcaacatatccaaatctcatgcggattatcattcgacgagaagcctgtgatactatatgaagataatgctgcatgtgttgctcaaatgaaagaaggatacataaaaagcgacagaactaaacatattcctcctaagttcttcgcattcaccaaggagcttgagaagaataaatgtattgatgttcgtcacattcaatcaagtgaaaactcatcagatctcttcacaaaggcacttcctacgacaatattcagaaagcacatatataatattgggatgcgcaatctacgaaatttgtgaagaattgttcgtgtcaacatgagggggagtttacgtgactgcactctttttcccttactatggtttttatcccaatgggtttttcctagtaaggtttttaacgaggcagtataaaaacacgtaatgtatacaatcattatgatcatcatcacaagggggagtgttgaaaaattatttaaaaatgtgttaaatatttgtgttgaaaatgtgaatgttgaatgttgaaaattaggtaaaattaggtgttgaatattgaaaattagtgtgtgatgatgtaggtaatgatgtattttatttttggattatttgtaaaaattttctataaatagatctctcatttgtgaagaaaatcacaattgagttgagagaaaaatattataaagtgtgtagtgtgataattttgagagtttgagatttttactttttttaccgtaaatttttactttttcacaacaaaatatttgtttataatAATTGACTTTTTGAAGTGTTTACGTGCACAATTGATCGTGATcaaaacattaattttaaaGAGTGACATTTATTGGCAAAATCAATAATTGAATTGTTCCTTGAAGATATGTTAACACATCTTGTTTGGTTCTAATTTCAATCTTATCCTATTTGCATTTGACTTGGATTATTATCTATTTGTCATTTGGACCACATTTATCtttcattatttatatatttaagtaTGCACACACTAGCAATCCAATCTGctcatataatttaattttgaggaagaagaaatattttttaaaaatattaatgaagcGTGATCATACATAACATCAAAATTACATAACAAATATCATACATGGACAAAATTGGAAACATGTCCGTCGTTATGCTAAAACAATTACTATGATGTGCTCGAGTCAAGTATCATATAATGTCGTCGTAATATCGAAAATTGAATTTTGAGGAATCCAAACCAAAAGCCCACCAAGGCTAGGCCTCTTGGATTGGGTAGCCTAGGGTATTTCTGATAGAGCCCAAATCTATTTAATGTACTTATGATGAGGCCCATGAAAAATCAGCACTTTTCGTTTAATTCAGGTTTGAGGAATCCAAATCATTGAATTTCCTTACTCTTTATTGGATTATTNAGCATAAATCACAAAGGGCACACGATAGTCGAACgaccatatattttttttaaactaagCATACTTTTTTGTTATCTCCACAAGACACTGGCAAAGTTCTTGAGGAGTGGAGAGCATTGCCATGTGATCTGCATTTTCAATTTCTTTAACTTCATCTACTCCAAAGTTTTCAATTTGCCAGAGCTGAAAATTTTTGGGAATTGCCTTATCTTGAGAGCACACAACATAGATCCTCTTCACAGATCCAAACCCTTCCTTTGTGAATGGACTCTTTTTACACAAATCTTCACGAAATAGAGAGGATGACCTCAACAACGCATTTGCCAACGCTACATCCTGCCAGAACCACACGGGAATCAAAAAATACATTTCTCAATTACGACGGCGTCTgctcaaaaagaaaaagaaaataccGCGTTGTCTAAATTTGTTCCTGGTCGATGTTCACCGAATAAGAAAGATATAAACATTCGTGCAATGTAATTGTTTTAATACAAATATAAGGATATGTGCATACATTATTAGGTGCTTTTATAAGCTTGTGAGAattcatatcaaaattgtacatTCATTGAGTAAGTGTCACATTAGCAGTGGACACAGATAAGAGAACGGAAGGTGGACAACATATAAAAGATGATATATATACATGTCTTggcatgaaataaaaaatttattattaaattataattttctttttatatgaGTTTTGATTTTCTAGACTAATGTTACTTGTGATAAGATTTATATTAACtctagatatgatatttttatttaaaagagttAATTTCCTAATAAAACTCTAAGTTACATGTTTTGTAGGTATATATTCAAAGAATTATCTATATGTTAAAAGAGACTATATTTATTGAATAACAGATGTTGCAAAATAGAGAGATGACAAGAGAAAAAAAGGAAGAACGGAGAACATATGTGTTGTAAAATCCAGGATTTTAGACTTTATCATGATAATATTTTGTAccaagatttttgaaaatggaatGGATAATTTTATCTTGAGCATTAATTggaactcaagaatttaattaatatcgTGTATAATTTTTTTCGGAATTTGAGATATGCAGAAATATACCGGATATagatctaagatttgatatacctgGATAAAGATTTAAGCAGGTAGATAACTCAATCTTggattacaaaatattaaagtaGATATcataggattttcgaaaatattgaagGATTTAAGGAGGATTTCGAAATTTGATGAGATATAGGGAAAAATCTGCACGATAAAATACAGGCTtgagaaaaatttaaaagtttaactaccaggatttttaagaaaaaaatatcagaatCTTATCTTGGAAAAATACCACTAAATTTCGAATTTAGGTAGGGCaattttttgggatttaagaaatataattGGGAAATAAAAAGGCTAccgaatattgaaaattagtcgCAAAAGTCGAAATTTTTGCAGGCTGGACAAggcataatttcgaaattatccAAGGAAAGATatctaaatttcgaaattattatCCAGGATCAGGGATAAAGGATTAGATTAGATCACGATTCTAGATGAAGATTTGATTCAAGTTTAAACGCGCCTATTGagatagcagccaacccctataaataggagggccctaTAACTCGAAAATCACACCTCATACCTCACCAAATTTTCGAGTTTGCTCTCCCTAGTTTCCCTAGGAATTTTCGAGTTTTGCTCAGCCGAGTAGCGAAGCGCTGCCGTCCAGTCGCCGAAGaggaaattttcgaattttcctGTGCAAGCAACCCTAGCTTTTCACGTTTTTCAGCAAGgatttaaggtaagtgggcttgttttaaacgTGTAATTTCGGTGTATGCATTTtcgtttttttgaaatttcggtCGAGTACAATTTTCTTTCTACCCCTTCTGGTTATGATTTCTGCATGGGTTTTATGTTGACCCTGTGAGGATTCAACTTGATATGGGAGGGAATCTCAACTATGATATGTCCCTCATACGGTGGGGATATTACCGATTCGGCCTCGTTCCCTTATAGGAATAAAAATTAGGGAGTGAATTCAGTAAACCATtgaaagtagaggaatctcagtgtcAGGTCAAGGATACGATTGTGGTACGAGTCAAAATATgcatggtgtgtgtgtgtatgtatttcGAAATTTTATGTGCATGTTGTTGTGTACTCGaacgacccccacttgctgaatatttctcaaaatactcaccccttacactcccctccccagataaatccgaagagcatgttgaagaagaagattCTGAACAATTCTGGGCCtgatgattattttaaatttcgagtTTTGGCAGTAGaggattttcaaattttagttcttaaaatttcatgtaagacgtttccgcaatttatttatttttcagttgtaaagacaatgtttaaatttgcgaattatgaaaataaactggtttcggtttatactatgctacgaggctggttgtttttcgattgtgtgattgatgaacaaagccggtgtcgactaaccccggtctcggatCGTGACATGTGTTGCTTAGGAAAAATAGAGTGATTAAGTCTCGTCGTGTTGCCGTGGAGTATTGAAAACATTTTAGGGCAATACTTAATTAAAGTGTTGCTAGAAAATTGTTTATTCAACTGAATTTTGGTTTCACAGAATTTGCATCTATTGTGTTTGGTTCTTCCTGATGATAAGAAATTTATGATGCAATTTGCTCCCTTACTATGTTAAGGGAACTAATTTTTTGTTATTCACTAGTATTTTTCGTGTATGTAAATTTActatttttctagtgaatctTTTGCCTCACTTGTGCACAATTATTtgcatattaatttatttacgtTAAGTATTGtgtgttaaattatttcattGCATGCTGTCTTATGTGTTAcaacaaacatttaaatatgaAATACACGATTCTTCAATTAAAAGAAGAGAACCTGTGGGGGACATAATTGATAGAGCTTGGAGCTGACAAATTTGGGGCCGAACAACATTGATGTTAGAGGATCTTCAGGGGTACCAATGGGTAAGAGTTCTGTGTCTAACCATTCTTCCGCCGGAGTTCGCTCGCaatacttaaaatcataaaacaaaTTTACATATTAAAAAGTCAGCAATACCAAcgaaatatgattaaaatttataaGAAAGTTGTATAAATTGGAAATgctatatttcataaatttcaaactGATGTGATGGCGCAATAAATTTTGATGTGATGGcgcaataaattttgttcaacaaCATGATATTATTACATGGTCCACACATTAAATGTAAGGATCCTAAACAATTTTAACGTGGGATCCCAAAAGTAAAAGACGTGATGTAGCTCGGACATAATTTAACCTATTATTGATAGAATGGtagttgagaaaaaaataacaataatttttttaaaaaaaatataaaatataagaacaTTTAAAAACTGAAAATTGTATTCACGATAGTGTTATGTTTCACTTATAGATATAAATGAATCAAGTCACTCGCAAGTTGTTCCAAACTTGGATCGATAAAAAACTCGTTTGAGATCTTTTGTTAAGATAATTGAGTCGAGCTGGATCTCGATTTCAAGCTCGACAATTTTATTGAGTCAAACTCGAGCTTAATGATATTTAGCTCGTAAGCTCGCGAATTTGTCCACAAGCTCGTTCTCGACTAGTTTTTTGGGCTAATATGTTGGACTTTAAgaattgtcccacatcggtttaCTTAGTATAGTGATTGAAAACTATAGAAGGAGAATCACACTCTTTAAATGGATGTAAGAATGATAGAGATCGAAAACGAGTTTGTTTAACGAATTTGAACTTGACTcgataaacatgataaacgagct comes from Primulina huaijiensis isolate GDHJ02 chromosome 5, ASM1229523v2, whole genome shotgun sequence and encodes:
- the LOC140976179 gene encoding salicylic acid-binding protein 2-like isoform X3 yields the protein MEVPKQRRPHIVLVHGACHGAWCWFKLKPLLEAAGHHVTSLDLSASGIDPRSLNDVRTLADYTAPLLEVMDSIPPNEKVVLVGHSLGGLNLAVAMDKYTEKIGVAVFLAAFMPDAKHRPSYVLDMYCERTPAEEWLDTELLPIGTPEDPLTSMLFGPKFVSSKLYQLCPPQDVALANALLRSSSLFREDLCKKSPFTKEGFGSVKRIYVVCSQDKAIPKNFQLWQIENFGVDEVKEIENADHMAMLSTPQELCQCLVEITKKYA